One Desmodus rotundus isolate HL8 chromosome 4, HLdesRot8A.1, whole genome shotgun sequence DNA segment encodes these proteins:
- the ZSWIM8 gene encoding zinc finger SWIM domain-containing protein 8 isoform X3 has product MELMFAEWEDGERFSFEDSDRFEEDSLCSFISEAESLCQNWRGWRKQSVGPNSPTSGGGGGGSGGTRMRDGLVIPLVELSAKQVAFHIPFEVVEKVYPPVPEQLQLRIAFWSFPENEEDIRLYSCLANGSADEFQRGDQLFRMRAVKDPLQIGFHLSATVVPPQMVPPKGAYNVAVMFDRCRVTSCSCTCGAGAKWCTHVVALCLFRIHNASAVCLRAPVSESLSRLQRDQLQKFAQYLISELPQQILPTAQRLLDELLSSQSTAINTVCGAPDPTAGPSASDQSTWYLDESTLTDNIKKTLHKFCGPSPVVFSDVNSMYLSSTEPPAAAEWACLLRPLRGREPEGVWNLLSIVREMFKRRDSNAAPLLEILTDQCLTYEQITGWWYSVRTSASHSSASGHTGRSNGQSEVAAHACASMCDEMVTLWRLAVLDPALSPQRRRELCAQLRQWQLKVIENVKRGQHKKTLDRLFPGFRPAVEACYFNWEEAYPLPGVTYSGTDRKLALCWARALPPRPGASRSGGLEESRERPRPLPTEPAVRPKELGAKRKGLGEGIPSSQRGTRRLSAEGGDKALHKMGPGGGKAKALGGAGSGGKGSAGGGGSKRRLSSEDSSLEPDLAEMSLDDSSLVLGAEASTFGGFPESPPPCSFSGGSRGPSTFLPEPPDTYEEDGGVYFSEGPEPPTASAGPPGLPGEVCSRDDLHSTDESGSGLPKTKEAAATVEEEDDDYQAYYLNAQDGAGGEEEKAEGGAGEEHDLFAGLKPLEQESRMEVLFACAEALHAHGYSSEACRLTVELAQDLLANPPDLKVEPPPAKGKKNKVSTSRQTWVATNTLTKAAFLLTVLSERPEHHNLAFRVGMFALELQRPPASTKALEVKLAYQESEVAALLKKIPLGPSEMSTMRCRAEELREGTLCDYRPVLPLMLASFIFDVLCAPVVSPTGSRPPSRNWNNEMPGDEELGFEAAVAALGMKTTVSEAEHPLLCEGTRREKGDLALALMITYKDDQAKLKKILDKLLDRESQTHKPQTLSSFYSSSRPATASQRSPSKHGGPSAPGALQPLTSGSAGSAQPGNVAGAGPGPTEGFTEKNVPESSPHSPCEGLPSEAALTPRLEGKVPSRLALGSRGGYNGRGWGSPGRPKKKHTGMASIDSSAPETTSDSSPTLSRRPLRGGWAPTSWGRGQDSDSISSSSSDSLGSSSSSGSRRASASGGARAKTVEVGRYKGRRPESHAPHVPNQPSEAAAHFYFELAKTVLIKAGGNSSTSIFTHPSSSGGHQGPHRNLHLCAFEIGLYALGLHNFVSPNWLSRTYSSHVSWITGQAMEIGSAALTILVECWDGHLTPPEVASLADRASRARDSNMVRAAAELALSCLPHAHALNPNEIQRALVQCKEQDNLMLEKACMAVEEAAKGGGVYPEVLFEVAHQWFWLYEQTAVHPYHTEPGLPLPTSVACELWGQGTVSSVHPASTFPAIQGASLPALTTQPSPLVSGGFPPPEEETHNQPVNPHSLHHLHAAYRVGMLALEMLGRRAHNDHPNNFSRSPPYTDDVKWLLGLAAKLGVNYVHQFCVGAAKGVLSPFVLQEIVMETLQRLSPAHAHNHLRAPAFHQLVQRCQQAYMQYIHHRLIHLTPADYDDFVNAIRSARSAFCLTPMGMMQFNDILQNLKRSKQTKELWQRVSLEMTTFSP; this is encoded by the exons ATGGAGCTGATGTTCGCAGAGTGGGAAGACGGAGAGCGCTTCTCATTCGAGGATTCGGACCGCTTTGAGGAGGATTCGCTATGTTCCTTCATCTCCGAGGCCGAGAGCCTCTGCCAGAACTGGCGGGGATGGCGCAAACAGTCAGTGGGGCCCAACTCCCCCACCAGCGGCGGTGGCGGAGGTGGCAGTGGCGGTACCAGAATGCGAG ATGGACTAGTGATCCCATTGGTGGAGCTGTCAGCAAAGCAGGTAGCATTTCATATTCCATTTGAAGTGGTGGAGAAAGTTTACCCCCCGGTGCCTGAGCAGCTACAACTCCGAATTGCTTTTTGGAGCTTCCCTGAGAATGAAGAGGATATTCG GCTGTATTCATGCCTGGCCAATGGCAGTGCAGATGAATTCCAGCGAGGGGACCAGCTGTTCCGCATGAGGGCCGTGAAGGACCCACTGCAGATAG GGTTCCATCTGAGTGCTACAGTGGTGCCACCTCAGATGGTCCCCCCAAAAGGGGCCTACAACGTGGCTGTGATGTTTGACCGCTGCCGGGTCACTTCCTGCAGCTGCACCTGTGGGGCTGGGGCCAAATGGTGCACCCATGTCGTGGCACTCTGTCTCTTCCGAATCCACAAC GCTTCTGCAGTCTGTCTGCGGGCCCCAGTCTCAGAGTCCCTATCTAGGCTACAGAGGGACCAGTTGCAGAAGTTTGCTCAGTACCTCATCAGTGAGCTCCCTCAGCAG ATCCTGCCCACAGCCCAGCGCCTCCTGGATGAACTCCTGTCCTCCCAGTCCACAGCCATCAATACAGTGTGCGGAGCCCCAG ACCCCACAGCAGGGCCCTCGGCCTCTGACCAGAGTACTTGGTATTTGGATGAATCTACTCTTACTGACAACATCAAGAAGACACTGCACAAGTTCTGTGGCCCCTCCCCTGTGGTCTTCAG TGATGTGAACTCCATGTATCTGTCTTCCACGGAGCCTCCGGCCGCAGCTGAATGGGCATGTCTGCTGCGCCCTCTGAGGGGCCGTGAGCCAGAGGGTGTCTGGAATCTGCTTAGCATCGTGCGAGAGATGTTCAAGCGGAGGGACAGCAATGCTGCCCCCTTGTTGGAAATCCTCACTGACCAGTGCCTCACCTATGAACAG ATAACAGGTTGGTGGTATAGTGTGCGCACCTCAGCATCACACAGCAGCGCCAGTGGGCACACGGGTCGTAGCAATGGGCAGTCAGAGGTGGCGGCCCATGCATGTGCCAGCATGTGTGACGAGATGGTCACACTGTGGAGGTTGGCTGTGCTGGACCCTGCACTCAGCCCCCAGCG CCGCAGGGAACTGTGTGCGCAGCTCCGCCAGTGGCAACTGAAGGTGATTGAGAATGTGAAGCGGGGACAGCACAAGAAGACCCTGGACCGGCTCTTCCCTGGCTTCCGGCCAGCAGTGGAGGCCTGCTACTTCAACTGGGAAGAGGCCTACCCACTTCCTGGTGTTACCTACAGCGGCACTGACCGGAAgctggcactgtgctgggcccgAGCCCTGCCCCCTCGGCCAGGCGCCTCCAGATCTGGGGGCCTGGAGGAATCCCGGGAGCGGCCTCGCCCTCTTCCTACTGAGCCCGCTGTGCGGCCCAAGGAACTTGGGGCTAAACGAAAGGGGTTGGGTGAGGGGATCCCCTCATCGCAGAGGGGTACTCGCCGCCTCTCAGCTGAGGGGGGAGATAAGGCTCTGCATAAGATGGGTCCAGGTGGGGGCAAAGCCAAGGCACTGGGTGGGGCTGGCAGTGGAGGCAAGGGCTCAGCAGGCGGTGGTGGGAGCAAGAGACGACTAAGCAGCGAAGACAGCTCCCTGGAGCCCGATCTGGCTGAGATGAGCCTGGATGACAGCAGCCTGGTCCTGGGTGCAGAGGCCAGCACCTTTGGTGGATTCCCTGAAAGCCCGCCGCCCTGCTCCTTCTCTGGTGGCTCCCGAGGCCCTTCTACCTTCCTTCCTGAACCCCCAGATACTTACGAAGAAGATGGTGGCGTGTACTTCTCAGAAGGGCCTGAACCTCCCACAGCCTCTGCTGGCCCCCCTGGCCTACCTGGGGAAGTCTGTAGCCGGGATGACCTCCATTCCACAGATGAGAGTGGCAGTGGGCTCCCCAAAACCAAAGAGGCAGCCGCTACAGTTGAAGAGGAGGATGATGACTACCAGGCATATTATCTGAATGCCCAGGACGGGGCTGGGGGCGAGGAAGAGAAGGccgagggtggggctggggaggagcacGACCTGTTTGCTGGACTGAAGCCACTGGAACAGGAGAGCCGCATGGAG GTGTTATTTGCCTGTGCAGAGGCCTTGCATGCGCATGGCTACAGCAGTGAGGCCTGCCGCCTCACCGTGGAGCTTGCCCAGGACCTGCTAGCCAACCCACCTGACCTCAAGGTAGAGCCGCCCCCTGCCAAG GGCAAGAAGAACAAGGTATCTACGAGCCGTCAGACCTGGGTAGCTACCAACACCCTGACCAAGGCAGCCTTCCTGTTGACAGTGCTCAGTGAACGCCCGGAGCACCACAACCTGGCTTTTCGAGTCGGCATGTTTGCCTTGGAGCTGCAGCGGCCCCCGGCTTCCACCAAGGCCTTGGAG GTGAAGCTGGCATACCAGGAGTCTGAGGTGGCTGCCTTGCTCAAGAAGATTCCTTTGGGTCCAAGTGAGATGAGTACCATGAGGTGTCGGGCAGAGGAGCTTCGGGAGGGGACGCTGTGTGACTATCGGCCTGTTTTGCCTCTCATGTTGGCCAGTTTCATCTTTGATGTTCTCTGTGCTCCAG TGGTTTCTCCCACGGGTTCCCGGCCCCCAAGTCGCAACTGGAACAACGAGATGCCTGGGGATGAGGAGCTTGGATTTGAGGCAGCAGTTGCTGCCTTGG GCATGAAGACAACTGTGAGTGAGGCAGAGCATCCCCTCCTGTGTGAAGGTACGCGTCGGGAGAAGGGTGACCTGGCATTGGCACTAATGATCACTTACAAGGATGATCAGGCCAAGCTCAAAAAG ATCTTAGACAAACTTTTGGACCGAGAGAGCCAGACGCATAAGCCACAGACCCTGAGTTCGTTCTACTCATCCAGCCGCCCAGCCACAGCCAGCCAGAGGTCTCCTTCAAAGCATGGGGGCCCATCTGCCCCAGGGGCCCTGCAACCACTGACCTCAGGCTCTGCAGGGTCTGCTCAGCCAGGGAatgtggctggggctgggccaggccccaCTGAGGGCTTCACAGAGAAGAATGTGCCTG AGAGTTCCCCACATTCCCCCTGTGAGGGTCTCCCATCTGAGGCGGCTTTGACCCCAAGGCTGGAAGGGAAGGTTCCCAGCCGCCTTGCACTTGGCAGTCGTGGAGGCTACAATGGACGGGGCTGGGGCTCTCCAGGGCGGCCTAAGAAGAAGCACACAG GCATGGCCAGCATTGACAGCAGTGCCCCTGAAACAACATCGGATAGCTCCCCCACCTTAAGCCGGAGGCCACTTCGAGGGGGCTGGGCCCCCACCTCTTGGGGTCGAGGACAGGACAGTGACAGCATTAGCAGCTCTTCCTCAGATTCCCTGGGCTCTTCGTCTTCCAGTGGAAGTCGCCGGGCCAGTGCCAGTGGAGGGGCCCGAGCAAAGACTGTTGaagttggcag GTACAAGGGCCGCCGTCCCGAGAGTCATGCTCCCCATGTACCCAATCAGCCGTCAGAGGCAGCTGCACACTTCTACTTCGAGCTGGCGAAGACGGTGCTGATCAAGGCAGGGGGCAACAGCAGCACTTCCATTTTCACACACCCATCTTCCTCAGGGGGCCACCAGGGTCCTCACCGCAACCTGCACCTTTGCGCCTTCGAGATTGGGCTTTACGCCCTTGGCCTGCACAACTTTGTTTCTCCCAACTGGCTTTCACGTACCTATTCTTCCCACGTTTCCTGGATTACAG GCCAGGCAATGGAGATTGGCAGTGCAGCGCTGACTATACTGGTAGAATGCTGGGATGGGCACCTGACACCTCCTGAGGTTGCATCTCTGGCTGACAGGGCATCTCGGGCACGCGATTCCAATATGGTGAGGGCAGCTGCGGAGCTAGCCCTAAGCTGCCTGCCTCACGCCCATGCGTTGAACCCCAATGAGATCCAGAGGGCCCTGGTACAGTGCAAGGAGCAG GATAACCTGATGTTGGAGAAGGCTTGTATGGCAGTGGAAGAGGCGGCTAAGGGTGGGGGTGTATACCCCGAAGTGTTGTTTGAGGTTGCACACCAGTGGTTCTGGCTATATGAGCAAACAGCAG TACATCCCTATCACACAGAGCCAGGGCTCCCACTGCCCACCAGTGTGGCCTGTGAGTTGTGGGGACAGGGAACAG TGAGCAGTGTCCATCCAGCATCCACATTTCCAGCCATCCAGGGTGCCTCGTTGCCTGCCCTGACCACACAGCCCAGCCCTCTGGTGAGCGGAGGTTTTCCACCACCCGAGGAAGAGACACACAATCAGCCTGTCAACCCACACAGCCTACATCACCTGCACGCTGCCTACCGTGTTG GAATGCTGGCACTGGAGATGCTGGGTCGCCGAGCACATAATGATCACCCCAACAACTTCTCCCGCTCCCCCCCCTACACTGATGATGTCAAATGGTTGCTGGGGCTGGCAGCAAAGCTGG gagtGAACTACGTGCACCAGTTCTGTGTGGGGGCAGCCAAGGGGGTGCTGAGCCCGTTTGTGCTGCAGGAGATCGTCATGGAGACACTGCAGCGGCTGAGCCCTGCTCATGCCCACAACCACCTGCGTGCCCCGGCCTTCCACCAACTGGTGCAGCGTTGCCAGCAGGCATACATGCAG TACATACACCACCGCTTGATTCACCTGACCCCTGCCGACTACGACGACTTTGTGAACGCGATCCGCAGCGCCCGCAGCGCCTTCTGCCTGACACCCATGGGCATGATGCAGTTCAACGACATCCTGCAGAACCTCAAGCGCAGCAAACAGACCAAGGAGCTGTGGCAACGGGTCTCACTCGAGATGACCACCTTCTCTCCCTGA
- the ZSWIM8 gene encoding zinc finger SWIM domain-containing protein 8 isoform X4: protein MELMFAEWEDGERFSFEDSDRFEEDSLCSFISEAESLCQNWRGWRKQSVGPNSPTSGGGGGGSGGTRMRDGLVIPLVELSAKQVAFHIPFEVVEKVYPPVPEQLQLRIAFWSFPENEEDIRLYSCLANGSADEFQRGDQLFRMRAVKDPLQIGFHLSATVVPPQMVPPKGAYNVAVMFDRCRVTSCSCTCGAGAKWCTHVVALCLFRIHNASAVCLRAPVSESLSRLQRDQLQKFAQYLISELPQQILPTAQRLLDELLSSQSTAINTVCGAPDPTAGPSASDQSTWYLDESTLTDNIKKTLHKFCGPSPVVFSDVNSMYLSSTEPPAAAEWACLLRPLRGREPEGVWNLLSIVREMFKRRDSNAAPLLEILTDQCLTYEQITGWWYSVRTSASHSSASGHTGRSNGQSEVAAHACASMCDEMVTLWRLAVLDPALSPQRRRELCAQLRQWQLKVIENVKRGQHKKTLDRLFPGFRPAVEACYFNWEEAYPLPGVTYSGTDRKLALCWARALPPRPGASRSGGLEESRERPRPLPTEPAVRPKELGAKRKGLGEGIPSSQRGTRRLSAEGGDKALHKMGPGGGKAKALGGAGSGGKGSAGGGGSKRRLSSEDSSLEPDLAEMSLDDSSLVLGAEASTFGGFPESPPPCSFSGGSRGPSTFLPEPPDTYEEDGGVYFSEGPEPPTASAGPPGLPGEVCSRDDLHSTDESGSGLPKTKEAAATVEEEDDDYQAYYLNAQDGAGGEEEKAEGGAGEEHDLFAGLKPLEQESRMEVLFACAEALHAHGYSSEACRLTVELAQDLLANPPDLKVEPPPAKGKKNKVSTSRQTWVATNTLTKAAFLLTVLSERPEHHNLAFRVGMFALELQRPPASTKALEVKLAYQESEVAALLKKIPLGPSEMSTMRCRAEELREGTLCDYRPVLPLMLASFIFDVLCAPVVSPTGSRPPSRNWNNEMPGDEELGFEAAVAALGMKTTVSEAEHPLLCEGTRREKGDLALALMITYKDDQAKLKKILDKLLDRESQTHKPQTLSSFYSSSRPATASQRSPSKHGGPSAPGALQPLTSGSAGSAQPGNVAGAGPGPTEGFTEKNVPESSPHSPCEGLPSEAALTPRLEGKVPSRLALGSRGGYNGRGWGSPGRPKKKHTGMASIDSSAPETTSDSSPTLSRRPLRGGWAPTSWGRGQDSDSISSSSSDSLGSSSSSGSRRASASGGARAKTVEVGRYKGRRPESHAPHVPNQPSEAAAHFYFELAKTVLIKAGGNSSTSIFTHPSSSGGHQGPHRNLHLCAFEIGLYALGLHNFVSPNWLSRTYSSHVSWITGQAMEIGSAALTILVECWDGHLTPPEVASLADRASRARDSNMVRAAAELALSCLPHAHALNPNEIQRALVQCKEQDNLMLEKACMAVEEAAKGGGVYPEVLFEVAHQWFWLYEQTAVHPYHTEPGLPLPTSVALSSVHPASTFPAIQGASLPALTTQPSPLVSGGFPPPEEETHNQPVNPHSLHHLHAAYRVGMLALEMLGRRAHNDHPNNFSRSPPYTDDVKWLLGLAAKLGVNYVHQFCVGAAKGVLSPFVLQEIVMETLQRLSPAHAHNHLRAPAFHQLVQRCQQAYMQYIHHRLIHLTPADYDDFVNAIRSARSAFCLTPMGMMQFNDILQNLKRSKQTKELWQRVSLEMTTFSP from the exons ATGGAGCTGATGTTCGCAGAGTGGGAAGACGGAGAGCGCTTCTCATTCGAGGATTCGGACCGCTTTGAGGAGGATTCGCTATGTTCCTTCATCTCCGAGGCCGAGAGCCTCTGCCAGAACTGGCGGGGATGGCGCAAACAGTCAGTGGGGCCCAACTCCCCCACCAGCGGCGGTGGCGGAGGTGGCAGTGGCGGTACCAGAATGCGAG ATGGACTAGTGATCCCATTGGTGGAGCTGTCAGCAAAGCAGGTAGCATTTCATATTCCATTTGAAGTGGTGGAGAAAGTTTACCCCCCGGTGCCTGAGCAGCTACAACTCCGAATTGCTTTTTGGAGCTTCCCTGAGAATGAAGAGGATATTCG GCTGTATTCATGCCTGGCCAATGGCAGTGCAGATGAATTCCAGCGAGGGGACCAGCTGTTCCGCATGAGGGCCGTGAAGGACCCACTGCAGATAG GGTTCCATCTGAGTGCTACAGTGGTGCCACCTCAGATGGTCCCCCCAAAAGGGGCCTACAACGTGGCTGTGATGTTTGACCGCTGCCGGGTCACTTCCTGCAGCTGCACCTGTGGGGCTGGGGCCAAATGGTGCACCCATGTCGTGGCACTCTGTCTCTTCCGAATCCACAAC GCTTCTGCAGTCTGTCTGCGGGCCCCAGTCTCAGAGTCCCTATCTAGGCTACAGAGGGACCAGTTGCAGAAGTTTGCTCAGTACCTCATCAGTGAGCTCCCTCAGCAG ATCCTGCCCACAGCCCAGCGCCTCCTGGATGAACTCCTGTCCTCCCAGTCCACAGCCATCAATACAGTGTGCGGAGCCCCAG ACCCCACAGCAGGGCCCTCGGCCTCTGACCAGAGTACTTGGTATTTGGATGAATCTACTCTTACTGACAACATCAAGAAGACACTGCACAAGTTCTGTGGCCCCTCCCCTGTGGTCTTCAG TGATGTGAACTCCATGTATCTGTCTTCCACGGAGCCTCCGGCCGCAGCTGAATGGGCATGTCTGCTGCGCCCTCTGAGGGGCCGTGAGCCAGAGGGTGTCTGGAATCTGCTTAGCATCGTGCGAGAGATGTTCAAGCGGAGGGACAGCAATGCTGCCCCCTTGTTGGAAATCCTCACTGACCAGTGCCTCACCTATGAACAG ATAACAGGTTGGTGGTATAGTGTGCGCACCTCAGCATCACACAGCAGCGCCAGTGGGCACACGGGTCGTAGCAATGGGCAGTCAGAGGTGGCGGCCCATGCATGTGCCAGCATGTGTGACGAGATGGTCACACTGTGGAGGTTGGCTGTGCTGGACCCTGCACTCAGCCCCCAGCG CCGCAGGGAACTGTGTGCGCAGCTCCGCCAGTGGCAACTGAAGGTGATTGAGAATGTGAAGCGGGGACAGCACAAGAAGACCCTGGACCGGCTCTTCCCTGGCTTCCGGCCAGCAGTGGAGGCCTGCTACTTCAACTGGGAAGAGGCCTACCCACTTCCTGGTGTTACCTACAGCGGCACTGACCGGAAgctggcactgtgctgggcccgAGCCCTGCCCCCTCGGCCAGGCGCCTCCAGATCTGGGGGCCTGGAGGAATCCCGGGAGCGGCCTCGCCCTCTTCCTACTGAGCCCGCTGTGCGGCCCAAGGAACTTGGGGCTAAACGAAAGGGGTTGGGTGAGGGGATCCCCTCATCGCAGAGGGGTACTCGCCGCCTCTCAGCTGAGGGGGGAGATAAGGCTCTGCATAAGATGGGTCCAGGTGGGGGCAAAGCCAAGGCACTGGGTGGGGCTGGCAGTGGAGGCAAGGGCTCAGCAGGCGGTGGTGGGAGCAAGAGACGACTAAGCAGCGAAGACAGCTCCCTGGAGCCCGATCTGGCTGAGATGAGCCTGGATGACAGCAGCCTGGTCCTGGGTGCAGAGGCCAGCACCTTTGGTGGATTCCCTGAAAGCCCGCCGCCCTGCTCCTTCTCTGGTGGCTCCCGAGGCCCTTCTACCTTCCTTCCTGAACCCCCAGATACTTACGAAGAAGATGGTGGCGTGTACTTCTCAGAAGGGCCTGAACCTCCCACAGCCTCTGCTGGCCCCCCTGGCCTACCTGGGGAAGTCTGTAGCCGGGATGACCTCCATTCCACAGATGAGAGTGGCAGTGGGCTCCCCAAAACCAAAGAGGCAGCCGCTACAGTTGAAGAGGAGGATGATGACTACCAGGCATATTATCTGAATGCCCAGGACGGGGCTGGGGGCGAGGAAGAGAAGGccgagggtggggctggggaggagcacGACCTGTTTGCTGGACTGAAGCCACTGGAACAGGAGAGCCGCATGGAG GTGTTATTTGCCTGTGCAGAGGCCTTGCATGCGCATGGCTACAGCAGTGAGGCCTGCCGCCTCACCGTGGAGCTTGCCCAGGACCTGCTAGCCAACCCACCTGACCTCAAGGTAGAGCCGCCCCCTGCCAAG GGCAAGAAGAACAAGGTATCTACGAGCCGTCAGACCTGGGTAGCTACCAACACCCTGACCAAGGCAGCCTTCCTGTTGACAGTGCTCAGTGAACGCCCGGAGCACCACAACCTGGCTTTTCGAGTCGGCATGTTTGCCTTGGAGCTGCAGCGGCCCCCGGCTTCCACCAAGGCCTTGGAG GTGAAGCTGGCATACCAGGAGTCTGAGGTGGCTGCCTTGCTCAAGAAGATTCCTTTGGGTCCAAGTGAGATGAGTACCATGAGGTGTCGGGCAGAGGAGCTTCGGGAGGGGACGCTGTGTGACTATCGGCCTGTTTTGCCTCTCATGTTGGCCAGTTTCATCTTTGATGTTCTCTGTGCTCCAG TGGTTTCTCCCACGGGTTCCCGGCCCCCAAGTCGCAACTGGAACAACGAGATGCCTGGGGATGAGGAGCTTGGATTTGAGGCAGCAGTTGCTGCCTTGG GCATGAAGACAACTGTGAGTGAGGCAGAGCATCCCCTCCTGTGTGAAGGTACGCGTCGGGAGAAGGGTGACCTGGCATTGGCACTAATGATCACTTACAAGGATGATCAGGCCAAGCTCAAAAAG ATCTTAGACAAACTTTTGGACCGAGAGAGCCAGACGCATAAGCCACAGACCCTGAGTTCGTTCTACTCATCCAGCCGCCCAGCCACAGCCAGCCAGAGGTCTCCTTCAAAGCATGGGGGCCCATCTGCCCCAGGGGCCCTGCAACCACTGACCTCAGGCTCTGCAGGGTCTGCTCAGCCAGGGAatgtggctggggctgggccaggccccaCTGAGGGCTTCACAGAGAAGAATGTGCCTG AGAGTTCCCCACATTCCCCCTGTGAGGGTCTCCCATCTGAGGCGGCTTTGACCCCAAGGCTGGAAGGGAAGGTTCCCAGCCGCCTTGCACTTGGCAGTCGTGGAGGCTACAATGGACGGGGCTGGGGCTCTCCAGGGCGGCCTAAGAAGAAGCACACAG GCATGGCCAGCATTGACAGCAGTGCCCCTGAAACAACATCGGATAGCTCCCCCACCTTAAGCCGGAGGCCACTTCGAGGGGGCTGGGCCCCCACCTCTTGGGGTCGAGGACAGGACAGTGACAGCATTAGCAGCTCTTCCTCAGATTCCCTGGGCTCTTCGTCTTCCAGTGGAAGTCGCCGGGCCAGTGCCAGTGGAGGGGCCCGAGCAAAGACTGTTGaagttggcag GTACAAGGGCCGCCGTCCCGAGAGTCATGCTCCCCATGTACCCAATCAGCCGTCAGAGGCAGCTGCACACTTCTACTTCGAGCTGGCGAAGACGGTGCTGATCAAGGCAGGGGGCAACAGCAGCACTTCCATTTTCACACACCCATCTTCCTCAGGGGGCCACCAGGGTCCTCACCGCAACCTGCACCTTTGCGCCTTCGAGATTGGGCTTTACGCCCTTGGCCTGCACAACTTTGTTTCTCCCAACTGGCTTTCACGTACCTATTCTTCCCACGTTTCCTGGATTACAG GCCAGGCAATGGAGATTGGCAGTGCAGCGCTGACTATACTGGTAGAATGCTGGGATGGGCACCTGACACCTCCTGAGGTTGCATCTCTGGCTGACAGGGCATCTCGGGCACGCGATTCCAATATGGTGAGGGCAGCTGCGGAGCTAGCCCTAAGCTGCCTGCCTCACGCCCATGCGTTGAACCCCAATGAGATCCAGAGGGCCCTGGTACAGTGCAAGGAGCAG GATAACCTGATGTTGGAGAAGGCTTGTATGGCAGTGGAAGAGGCGGCTAAGGGTGGGGGTGTATACCCCGAAGTGTTGTTTGAGGTTGCACACCAGTGGTTCTGGCTATATGAGCAAACAGCAG TACATCCCTATCACACAGAGCCAGGGCTCCCACTGCCCACCAGTGTGGCCT TGAGCAGTGTCCATCCAGCATCCACATTTCCAGCCATCCAGGGTGCCTCGTTGCCTGCCCTGACCACACAGCCCAGCCCTCTGGTGAGCGGAGGTTTTCCACCACCCGAGGAAGAGACACACAATCAGCCTGTCAACCCACACAGCCTACATCACCTGCACGCTGCCTACCGTGTTG GAATGCTGGCACTGGAGATGCTGGGTCGCCGAGCACATAATGATCACCCCAACAACTTCTCCCGCTCCCCCCCCTACACTGATGATGTCAAATGGTTGCTGGGGCTGGCAGCAAAGCTGG gagtGAACTACGTGCACCAGTTCTGTGTGGGGGCAGCCAAGGGGGTGCTGAGCCCGTTTGTGCTGCAGGAGATCGTCATGGAGACACTGCAGCGGCTGAGCCCTGCTCATGCCCACAACCACCTGCGTGCCCCGGCCTTCCACCAACTGGTGCAGCGTTGCCAGCAGGCATACATGCAG TACATACACCACCGCTTGATTCACCTGACCCCTGCCGACTACGACGACTTTGTGAACGCGATCCGCAGCGCCCGCAGCGCCTTCTGCCTGACACCCATGGGCATGATGCAGTTCAACGACATCCTGCAGAACCTCAAGCGCAGCAAACAGACCAAGGAGCTGTGGCAACGGGTCTCACTCGAGATGACCACCTTCTCTCCCTGA